The following proteins are co-located in the Sandaracinaceae bacterium genome:
- a CDS encoding ThiF family adenylyltransferase: MAELRSHLFPGDDREAVAFALCGRHRGREADVLLVQEVLPIPHADCRVRERDRVTWSTDALEGALSRAASSGLGVVKFHSHPRGCARFSELDDRSDRDLFESVYGWIDDEGPHASIVITADGFMFGRTIDSEGGFEPLDRILLADDDIELHAQRFEGMIPAHAERHAQLFGERTTNVLRRLSVGVVGCSGTGSFVIEMLARLGVRELVLVDPDRVEYRNLNRIVGATSVDAALNKLKVDVLGAQVARMGLGTRVLPVPFELASREAVQALGGCDVVFGCMDSHAGRLALNRLASFYVQPYFDCGVGLRGDGAGGVEDVAVASHYVQPGRSTLLGRGVVRQQRAEAEAMARADPDRYRALRSEKYIEGVEVDSPAVVSINALAASLVVNELLARLHPFRLEPNDRAASVRLNVVGMDLDLEPEGDERPLRRALGRGDVEPPLDMSHLSGRG, translated from the coding sequence ATGGCCGAGCTCCGGTCGCACCTCTTCCCAGGCGACGACCGGGAGGCGGTGGCGTTCGCTCTCTGCGGACGACATCGCGGGCGAGAGGCCGATGTACTGCTCGTCCAGGAGGTCTTGCCCATTCCGCACGCGGACTGCCGGGTTCGCGAACGCGATCGTGTCACCTGGAGCACCGATGCTCTCGAGGGTGCGCTCAGCCGTGCTGCCTCATCGGGGCTGGGCGTGGTCAAGTTCCACAGCCACCCACGGGGCTGTGCTCGCTTCTCAGAGCTCGACGACCGGTCGGATCGGGATCTCTTCGAGTCCGTCTACGGTTGGATCGACGACGAGGGGCCCCACGCGAGCATCGTGATAACCGCGGACGGATTCATGTTCGGCAGGACGATCGACTCCGAGGGAGGCTTCGAGCCCTTGGATCGGATCCTCCTGGCGGACGACGACATCGAGCTCCATGCGCAGCGCTTCGAAGGGATGATCCCTGCACACGCGGAGCGCCATGCTCAGCTCTTCGGCGAGCGAACCACCAACGTCCTACGCCGGCTGTCCGTGGGCGTCGTCGGCTGCTCCGGGACGGGGAGCTTCGTCATCGAGATGCTGGCCCGACTTGGGGTTCGCGAGCTCGTGCTCGTGGACCCCGACCGTGTGGAGTATCGGAACCTGAACCGCATCGTCGGCGCCACGTCAGTTGATGCCGCGCTCAACAAGCTGAAGGTCGACGTGCTTGGCGCGCAGGTCGCTCGGATGGGGCTTGGCACCCGGGTACTGCCCGTGCCGTTCGAGCTGGCCTCCCGCGAAGCAGTCCAAGCCCTCGGCGGATGTGACGTGGTCTTCGGCTGCATGGACAGCCACGCCGGTCGCCTCGCTCTGAATCGCCTGGCCTCCTTCTACGTGCAGCCCTACTTCGATTGCGGCGTGGGACTTCGGGGGGACGGCGCGGGCGGCGTCGAGGACGTGGCTGTCGCCAGTCACTACGTGCAGCCCGGACGATCGACCCTGCTCGGTCGCGGTGTAGTTCGCCAGCAGCGAGCAGAGGCTGAAGCCATGGCGCGGGCGGATCCGGATCGCTACCGCGCCCTGCGCTCCGAGAAGTACATCGAGGGCGTGGAGGTCGACAGTCCGGCGGTGGTGAGCATCAACGCTCTTGCGGCATCGCTCGTGGTCAACGAGCTCCTCGCACGGCTGCATCCGTTTCGTCTCGAACCCAACGACCGCGCAGCGTCCGTGCGCCTGAACGTCGTCGGGATGGACCTCGACCTCGAGCCCGAGGGAGACGAGCGGCCTCTCAGACGAGCCCTGGGGCGCGGTGACGTGGAGCCGCCGCTCGACATGAGCCATCTCTCCGGCAGGGGGTAA
- a CDS encoding E2/UBC family protein, with amino-acid sequence MRRQFALPEFDVKYLDTTGIDWETIVEPRDSRWLLLSSWPVPAGYTAERVTVALLIPAGYPDSQIDMAYFDPHLARQDGKAIGALATHNLDGRTFQRWSRHRTKQAPWRPGEDDISSHLALVDDWLERELLK; translated from the coding sequence ATGCGGCGCCAGTTCGCGCTCCCCGAGTTCGACGTCAAGTACCTCGACACCACCGGGATCGATTGGGAGACCATCGTCGAGCCTCGCGATTCGCGGTGGCTGCTGCTCTCAAGCTGGCCCGTCCCGGCCGGCTACACCGCGGAGCGGGTGACGGTCGCTCTCCTCATCCCGGCCGGGTATCCGGACAGCCAGATCGACATGGCCTACTTCGATCCGCACCTGGCGCGTCAGGACGGGAAGGCCATCGGAGCTCTGGCGACCCACAACCTCGATGGCCGGACCTTTCAGCGATGGTCGCGGCACCGAACGAAGCAAGCGCCCTGGCGGCCCGGCGAAGACGACATCTCGAGTCACCTGGCACTCGTGGACGACTGGCTCGAGCGAGAGCTCCTGAAATGA
- a CDS encoding multiubiquitin domain-containing protein: MSAPHEDEFEVEELVIETFAQEGREGRAPSARRYVIRIDRNTYTVNVSSMLGREILTLAGKVPPEQYKLRLKLHGGAAQTIGLDETVDFRAPGVERFMTLKRDQTEG, from the coding sequence ATGTCCGCCCCCCACGAGGACGAGTTCGAAGTCGAGGAACTCGTGATCGAAACCTTCGCGCAGGAAGGGCGCGAGGGCCGCGCCCCCAGTGCGCGGCGCTACGTCATCCGCATCGACAGGAACACGTACACCGTCAACGTCTCCAGCATGCTGGGACGGGAGATCCTCACCCTCGCCGGCAAGGTGCCCCCCGAGCAGTACAAGCTCAGACTGAAGCTCCACGGGGGAGCAGCTCAGACGATCGGCCTGGACGAGACCGTGGACTTCCGAGCACCCGGCGTCGAGCGCTTCATGACCCTCAAGCGCGACCAGACGGAGGGCTGA
- a CDS encoding AAA family ATPase — translation MTYHKIRSLELTGGFLQGVRLDFDDSLNCIIGGRGTGKTTVLEALRYVLDQMPDPNTEKDRHRSIERLLQSNLGAGSARAEIETVDGTSYTVVRGFGESPLVTNEQGDPVDINIGKNIVFGVDVYSQNEIEDIANDPLFQLRLIDKFIHTQVAELEREIRDTTRSLDTNATTILETRRMVDDLAEATRELPDVAEKIRGFEKADGGGGDLLRKEHEQKSLRARELQLVEGVRSLYGDGIDGIKAVAESLRRRFDDVFDLQLDGTPNRALVEKIRDSVLTAVETAERQLESAKDALGAAQGDLKPLQAGLAERQAVQEKQYRELIDKHEQERAKGVERTRLEQRHTDLKAKEKKLNEKKVALRNLNDQRAQLRARLSDLRDDRYHLRLDVAQRLNEHLSPMIRVRVEQFGNMEDYRDLLTQSMKGSGLRYASIVNRAVERLPPAELAALVQGEDRATLERELDLDADRATRLIIQLKDKPDIFAIEVVELHDRPILELKDGPDYKDAASLSTGQKCTTILPILLMESERPLLIDQPEDNLDNAFVFETIVQSLAEVRGRRQLIFVTHNPNIPVLGDASRVFCLHSTGRASTVANVGSVDDVAQEIMTILEGGRAAFEARRERYGQPIPEAERQ, via the coding sequence ATGACCTACCACAAGATCAGATCGCTGGAGCTGACGGGCGGCTTCCTTCAAGGAGTCAGGCTCGACTTCGATGACAGCCTGAACTGCATCATCGGGGGACGCGGAACGGGGAAGACGACGGTGCTCGAGGCCCTTCGCTACGTCCTCGACCAGATGCCAGACCCCAACACGGAGAAGGACCGCCATCGGTCCATCGAACGGTTGCTGCAGAGCAACCTGGGCGCTGGAAGCGCTCGGGCGGAGATCGAGACCGTCGACGGCACCTCATACACCGTGGTCCGCGGCTTTGGTGAGAGCCCGCTCGTGACCAACGAGCAGGGGGACCCGGTTGACATCAACATCGGCAAGAACATCGTTTTCGGCGTCGATGTCTACAGTCAGAACGAGATCGAAGACATCGCGAACGATCCCCTGTTCCAGCTGCGGCTCATCGACAAGTTCATCCACACTCAGGTAGCTGAGCTGGAGCGAGAGATCCGAGATACGACGAGGAGCCTCGATACGAACGCGACGACGATCCTCGAGACGCGCAGGATGGTGGACGACCTTGCAGAAGCCACACGTGAGCTTCCAGACGTCGCGGAGAAGATCCGTGGCTTCGAGAAGGCTGATGGAGGCGGGGGAGACCTCCTACGCAAGGAGCATGAGCAGAAGAGCCTCCGGGCTCGCGAACTTCAGCTCGTCGAGGGAGTGCGAAGCCTATACGGCGACGGCATCGATGGGATCAAAGCCGTGGCGGAGAGCCTGCGCCGGCGCTTCGATGACGTCTTCGACTTGCAGCTCGATGGGACGCCGAACCGCGCCCTGGTGGAGAAGATCCGGGACAGCGTACTGACGGCGGTCGAGACGGCAGAGCGACAGCTCGAGTCGGCAAAGGACGCGCTCGGGGCGGCGCAGGGTGACCTGAAGCCACTCCAGGCGGGGCTCGCCGAGCGCCAGGCGGTGCAGGAGAAGCAGTACCGAGAGCTGATCGACAAACACGAGCAGGAGCGGGCGAAGGGGGTGGAACGCACTCGCCTCGAGCAACGCCACACGGACCTCAAAGCCAAGGAGAAGAAGCTCAACGAGAAGAAGGTCGCGCTCAGGAACCTGAACGATCAGCGTGCGCAGCTGCGCGCCCGCCTCTCGGACCTTCGGGACGACCGCTATCACCTTCGTCTCGACGTCGCCCAGCGTCTGAACGAGCACCTTTCCCCCATGATCCGTGTCCGCGTGGAGCAGTTCGGCAACATGGAGGACTATCGAGACCTGCTCACGCAGTCCATGAAGGGGTCCGGGCTGCGCTACGCGTCGATCGTGAACCGAGCGGTGGAGCGTCTCCCGCCGGCGGAGCTCGCCGCCCTGGTGCAAGGCGAGGACCGGGCTACCCTCGAGCGCGAGCTCGACCTCGATGCCGACCGAGCCACGCGACTGATCATCCAACTCAAGGACAAGCCCGACATCTTCGCGATCGAAGTCGTGGAGTTGCACGATCGCCCGATCCTGGAGTTGAAGGACGGCCCCGACTACAAGGACGCCGCATCACTGTCGACCGGGCAGAAGTGCACGACCATTCTCCCAATCCTGCTCATGGAGAGCGAGCGGCCGTTGCTCATCGATCAGCCCGAAGACAACTTGGATAACGCTTTCGTCTTCGAGACGATCGTACAGAGCCTCGCCGAGGTTCGCGGCCGGCGACAGCTCATCTTCGTGACCCACAACCCCAATATACCGGTGCTCGGGGACGCGTCGCGGGTGTTCTGTCTTCATTCAACGGGACGAGCTTCAACCGTGGCCAACGTGGGCTCGGTGGATGACGTGGCCCAGGAGATCATGACGATTCTGGAAGGGGGACGAGCCGCGTTCGAGGCCCGCAGAGAGAGGTACGGCCAGCCAATACCCGAGGCAGAACGGCAATGA
- a CDS encoding ATP-binding protein yields MREGAADAQHIGDLLERLTDPTWSRRADALREATALLASNGLESADEDQLGPVVVDATTDAKWEVRKAAALALAEFRHFSNDVLQQALAALLEDSNRWVSQAATRASRRLRSRPDRASEWPLTASPQDPTLQLIVTRIREVGLQSMTPARIFDLATEVGERYYQDLAADTAHEIKTLLTPLEGHLVELDRHLAGRAADDAIERDHVAKALGRLRLLATLVDDLRTYSSPDDSAFRRVDLGSVVREAVGLGCERRPGGLPPVGVRIEVPDGIVIDGNQQRLVRAIANIVANAQQAMPEGGALTVRARSMAAEFAEVTIADTGRGMTAEQIDHAMERFRSTRRDEGGTGLGLPIAEHIIVNDHGGELAIDSVPGEGTKVVIMLPLRHAPREGEP; encoded by the coding sequence ATGAGAGAGGGAGCAGCCGACGCTCAACACATCGGCGATCTCCTGGAGCGGCTCACGGACCCGACCTGGAGCCGGCGTGCAGATGCACTACGAGAGGCAACCGCTCTGCTCGCGAGCAACGGCCTCGAATCTGCCGACGAAGACCAACTCGGACCAGTCGTTGTCGATGCTACCACCGACGCGAAGTGGGAGGTTCGCAAAGCTGCCGCGCTCGCGTTGGCCGAGTTTCGCCACTTCAGCAACGACGTTCTGCAACAGGCCCTCGCTGCGCTCCTCGAGGATTCGAATCGTTGGGTTAGCCAGGCGGCGACACGTGCAAGTCGTCGCCTGCGTTCGCGGCCAGATCGAGCGAGCGAATGGCCACTGACGGCTAGCCCTCAAGATCCCACTCTGCAGCTCATCGTCACGCGCATCCGCGAGGTCGGGCTGCAGTCCATGACGCCTGCCCGGATCTTCGATCTCGCTACCGAAGTCGGCGAGCGCTACTACCAGGACCTCGCCGCCGACACTGCCCATGAGATCAAGACGCTGCTTACGCCGTTGGAGGGGCACTTGGTCGAGCTCGATCGACATCTCGCTGGGCGAGCAGCGGATGACGCGATCGAGCGCGACCATGTCGCCAAGGCCCTGGGACGTCTCCGCTTGCTGGCCACCCTCGTGGACGACCTTCGGACGTACAGCTCGCCTGACGATTCCGCATTCCGCCGCGTCGACCTAGGGTCGGTGGTACGCGAGGCCGTGGGCCTCGGCTGTGAGCGTCGCCCGGGCGGACTACCGCCTGTCGGCGTGCGCATCGAAGTGCCTGACGGGATCGTCATCGACGGCAACCAGCAGCGCCTCGTGCGCGCGATCGCCAACATCGTCGCGAATGCCCAGCAAGCCATGCCCGAGGGCGGCGCCCTCACCGTTCGCGCGAGGTCGATGGCTGCGGAGTTCGCGGAGGTGACCATCGCCGACACCGGTCGGGGCATGACCGCCGAGCAGATCGACCACGCGATGGAACGCTTTCGCAGCACGCGCCGGGATGAGGGAGGTACCGGGCTCGGGCTACCCATCGCCGAGCACATCATCGTGAACGACCACGGAGGCGAGCTGGCGATCGACTCCGTCCCGGGCGAGGGCACCAAGGTGGTGATCATGCTGCCCCTTCGACACGCGCCTCGAGAGGGAGAGCCATGA
- a CDS encoding response regulator yields the protein MTHKHRILVVEDDLGIRELLTARLKDADVTFATCQSEAYEQLRTSEFDLVLLDLRLPTKPGDMKATNQVGIDILRQIRTQGLTKRGSAMLLPVVVMTAYGSETLSADVLVGTGANDYIPKPFGAEGTLEHKIRVALAGEGALVPASNIVGSTIRIAFSTAQEVVCIETFEYSGALYGLLKVLGDLYVQDLQNLSSEENFTRLPGGRLADRLGITEEAMRRRILKFRREVSREFRDGLGRALGKNDIIENRRDWNGYRLNPRIVRVVAWDQMPRTSPEQ from the coding sequence ATGACGCACAAGCACCGTATCCTCGTCGTCGAAGACGATCTTGGAATCCGGGAACTGCTCACCGCTCGGCTGAAGGACGCCGACGTCACGTTCGCGACGTGCCAGAGCGAAGCGTACGAGCAACTTCGCACTTCGGAGTTCGATCTCGTGCTGCTGGACCTTCGACTCCCGACGAAGCCAGGCGACATGAAGGCGACCAACCAGGTCGGCATCGACATCTTGCGACAGATCCGGACGCAGGGGCTGACGAAGCGGGGCTCAGCCATGCTGCTGCCGGTCGTGGTGATGACGGCCTACGGCTCGGAGACTCTCTCTGCCGACGTTCTCGTTGGGACGGGCGCCAACGACTACATCCCGAAGCCTTTCGGGGCGGAAGGCACGCTGGAGCACAAGATCCGGGTCGCGCTCGCCGGCGAGGGTGCGCTCGTCCCCGCGTCCAACATTGTCGGCAGCACGATCCGCATTGCGTTCAGCACTGCCCAAGAGGTGGTGTGCATCGAGACCTTCGAGTACAGCGGCGCGCTTTACGGTCTGCTGAAGGTCTTGGGTGACCTCTACGTCCAGGATCTTCAGAACCTCTCATCCGAGGAGAACTTCACCCGACTCCCGGGAGGCCGCCTGGCCGACCGACTCGGGATCACCGAGGAGGCAATGAGGAGGCGGATCCTCAAGTTCCGCCGGGAGGTGTCTCGTGAGTTCCGGGACGGTCTCGGGCGTGCTCTCGGGAAGAACGACATCATCGAGAACCGCCGTGACTGGAACGGCTACCGGCTCAACCCGAGGATTGTCCGCGTTGTCGCCTGGGACCAGATGCCGCGCACGAGCCCGGAGCAGTAG
- a CDS encoding serine/threonine-protein kinase — MHGLPPGQFRFVPVSDLGSGGLGHVDEIEIVASSAASKTIGSRWARKRLNARWNAHPDVRKRFEREISALKRMTHQNIVTYEGENLAGEERFYMMPVYSATLRKLIAGNTKQGDWRFAAEHGAILAGALSYAHGEGFIHRDLKPDNILFNHQGPLIIADWGLGYFVHRESKVLVQLTRGGMGTEYYCSLEQWNTGKCDERGDIYSLGMTLDELVTGTQRSITVGMGVRQPSVAPSSEGARRFNGLLQKMTEPLASSRPSNMGLVAEALRNALRLG, encoded by the coding sequence ATGCACGGATTACCCCCAGGACAGTTCCGCTTCGTGCCCGTTAGCGATCTCGGCAGCGGTGGGCTCGGACACGTGGACGAGATCGAGATCGTGGCCAGCAGCGCTGCGAGCAAGACGATCGGCAGCCGGTGGGCGCGCAAGCGCCTGAACGCGCGCTGGAACGCTCACCCCGACGTGCGGAAGCGCTTCGAGCGTGAGATCTCGGCGCTCAAGCGGATGACCCACCAGAACATCGTCACCTACGAGGGCGAGAACCTCGCCGGTGAGGAGCGCTTCTACATGATGCCCGTCTACAGCGCGACCCTCCGGAAGCTGATCGCGGGGAACACCAAGCAAGGTGACTGGCGCTTCGCGGCGGAGCACGGAGCCATCCTCGCCGGCGCGCTCTCGTACGCACACGGCGAGGGCTTCATCCACCGGGACTTGAAGCCCGACAACATCCTCTTCAACCACCAGGGGCCGCTCATCATCGCTGATTGGGGGCTCGGATACTTCGTCCACCGCGAGTCGAAGGTGCTCGTGCAGCTGACGCGGGGCGGGATGGGCACCGAGTACTACTGCAGCCTCGAGCAGTGGAACACGGGGAAGTGCGACGAGCGTGGGGACATCTACTCGCTGGGCATGACACTCGACGAGCTCGTCACCGGCACGCAGCGCAGCATCACGGTCGGGATGGGAGTCCGGCAGCCGAGCGTGGCTCCTTCGAGCGAAGGCGCCCGACGGTTCAACGGCCTCCTGCAGAAGATGACGGAGCCGCTCGCGTCCTCACGCCCCTCCAACATGGGCTTGGTCGCGGAGGCGCTACGCAACGCGCTGAGGCTGGGATAG
- a CDS encoding YjzC family protein, whose protein sequence is MTNKNLQKPGEKPTKPGEYVEVGPQGGKVTNPNQVTIEPNDTKLPPTQEPGRHWKRVGPPKK, encoded by the coding sequence ATGACCAACAAGAACCTACAGAAGCCCGGCGAGAAGCCCACGAAGCCCGGCGAATACGTCGAGGTCGGTCCTCAGGGTGGCAAGGTGACGAACCCGAACCAGGTCACTATCGAACCCAACGACACGAAGCTCCCCCCGACCCAGGAACCCGGTCGGCACTGGAAGCGGGTCGGGCCACCGAAGAAGTAG